In one window of Schistosoma haematobium chromosome 5, whole genome shotgun sequence DNA:
- the WC2_16 gene encoding blue light receptor (EggNog:ENOG410IVGD~COG:K) yields the protein MVFGGSQQETLELGFVLFDTHRQGVPVILRKLMLSDRFDPVSPSFTVIDVNTELSVSRLTSSVQHERGPRNSTLRRQVALFMTNDHQTIPKSQLSRQSNQLYHHHQYPTSYQQLSQSSIHQSMPFSQIPISTQLMHANTLLDMTLGNSLNTNNIINDKDTTTTNNNNSNNNNSSDQQYSENSLSINNILNFTNPAILCLKSTNESLLPFCSTTPSLSLLSTLSSSSSPCTITTTIATATTTSSTSNTLTTITAMNNPMVTTSTINDNMNVLLSKSSTITITSPSICSTSTTMNINHNNFNYFNYLPSMFHLPNLFSLNFPNHSYFSTISKSTIPLSMINTTSTMNNTTHNIMSSVCNDSTSSMMNIDNISTNNTNTTTNNSSNGNTMSSMNCLNKNENIHPIEYTFNRNFFDKLHNPLQNNNRNDDDDDDDDDITMSKEPMTISSSNLHNLDHLNIKTTWNKALAFAKLCLPDLFTYSNTHYFDYIDHSINNNNNQYIDYTKSLLYFQSILKLNNQCDYEKSILWPWFMSNSNQFIDSLLHSTCMNDHNLDNNPKQNNHNHNNNITDPNNNNNNNNNNNNNNGHVNSMLNCNINSGNQMTNTLYPTIPILTSSSSSVTSTVTSTPITFPQLPYHYSSLLNLPQTMMMNINNDKFKNGSNAWLFNESQSMQRKCDLIHQKENQQHCQPLPPSYSEAIKNQFTISNGLLLSPSSSAINDLNKTLLDECSMLNQSNDNNNNPYYSYSSSIPSSPIINGLLPCSSLSSISSISYCNSFPLNNSSNPSTSTSSSSSSSSSSSSSSSTTTTTLSSPLMSTSTSLSLTNTTCLPLNIIQFYLNQLLFQLIHWLCQFRPDLKMNEHFNCSINKYNMMNSMCQQWDYLFGITLFLEFYKMSLDDGTTNNHKSSSDVDDDTNDQSIIFNKMHYLWLEFVCKPLVTSWNNVKKSDIDLLTTLSESNSIIQLFTQLIVLKLNEEEIDWLKMMILFSSTSGNMLIDSFQFIQNYVIKYYQTILNGCLLRQEQLMHLIQTIYSCISIKCNLPMNWLKYYIECIFQLNNEQFNLIIKQMIFTAIETSEMLMMTTPSTQLPPPPTTTTTTATTTNLH from the exons ATGGtgtttggaggtagtcaacaggaaactctggaactaggttttgtgctatttgacactcatcggcaaggtgtgcctgtaatcttgaggaaactgatgctatctgacagattcgatcccgtgtcacccagcttcacagtcataGATGTTAACACTGAGCTATCTGTGTCGCGACTGACCTCTT CTGTTCAACATGAACGTGGACCAAGAAATTCTACATTAAGACGACAAGTTGCTTTATTTATGACTAATGATCATCAAACTATACCTAAATCACAATTATCTCGTCAATCAAATCAattatatcatcatcatcaatatccaACATCATATCAACAATTATCTCAATCATCTATTCATCAATCTATGCCATTTTCACAAATACCAATATCAACACAATTGATGCATGCTAATACTTTATTAGATATGACACTTGGGAATTCAttgaatacaaataacattattaATGACAaagatactactactactaataataataatagtaataataataatagtagtgatCAACAATATTCAGAAAATTCATTATCAATCAATAATATACTGAATTTTACAAATCCAGCTATTCTATGCTTAAAATCTACAAATGAATCACTACTACCTTTTTGTTCTACTACACCTTCATTATCATTGTTGTCAACattgtcttcttcttcttctccttgtactattactactactattgctACTGCTACTACAACTTCTTCTACTTCCAATACATTGACAACAATTACAGCTATGAATAATCCCATGGTTACTACCTCtacaataaatgataatatgaaTGTTCTTTTATCTAAATCATCAACTATTACTATAACATCTCCATCAATCTGTTCTACCTCAACTACAATGAATATAAAccataataattttaattatttcaattatttaccTTCCATGTTTCATTTACCTAATCTATTTAGTTTAAATTTTCCAAATCATAGTTATTTTTCAACCATAAGTAAATCTACAATACCATTAAGTATGATTAATACTACTTCAACTATGAATAATACTACTCATAATATTATGAGTAGTGTTTGTAATGACAGTACTAGTAGCATGATGAATATTGACAATATTAgtactaataatactaatactactactaataacagTAGTAATGGAAACACTATGAGTAGTatgaattgtttaaataaaaatgagaatATTCACCCAATAGAATATACATTCAATAGAAATTTCTTTGATAAATTACATAATCCTCTTCAAAACAACAAtcgtaatgatgatgatgatgatgatgatgatgatataacCATGTCTAAGGAACCAATGACAATCTCATCATCAAATCTACATAATCTTGatcatttgaatataaaaaCAACATGGAATAAAGCGTTAGCTTTTGCTAAATTATGTTTACcagatttatttacatattcaaATAcacattattttgattatattgaTCATtcgatcaataataataataatcaatatattgattatacaaaatcattattatattttcaatcgatattaaaattaaataatcaatgtgattatgaaaaatcaatattatgGCCATGGTTTATGTCAAATtctaatcaatttattgattcattattaCATTCAACTTGTATGAATGATCATAATTTGGATAATAATCCTAAAcagaataatcataatcataataataatataactgatcccaataataataataataataataataataataataataataatggtcatGTGAACTCAATGTTGAATTGTAATATTAATTCAGGGAATCAAATGACCAATACATTATATCCTACAATTCCAATAttgacatcatcatcatcatcagtaacGTCGACGGTGACATCAACTCCGATAACTTTTCCTCAATTACCTTATCATTATTCTTCATTATTAAACTTGCCACAGACTATgatgatgaatataaataatgataaatttaagaatGGTTCAAATGCATGGCTTTTCAATGAAAGTCAATCAATGCAAAGGAAATGTGACTTAATACATCAAAAAG AAAATCAACAACATTGTCAACCATTACCTCCATCATATTCAGAAGCAATAAAAAATCAATTCACTATATCAAATGGATTGttattatcaccatcatcatcagcaattaatgatttaaacaaaactttATTAGATGAATGTTCAATGTTGAATCAatccaatgataataataataatccatactattcatattcatcatCGATTCCTTCTTCTCCTATTATTAATGGATTATTACCATGTTCCTCATTGTCTTCTATATCTTCTATATCATATTGTAATAGTTTTCCATTGAATAATTCATCGAATCCCTCTACGTCAacatcctcctcctcctcctcctcctcatcatcatcatcatcgtcgtcaacaacgacaacaacttTATCATCACCGTTAATGTCGACATCAACCTCATTGTCATTAACAAATACAACATGTTTACCATTGAATAttatacaattttatttaaatcaattattatttcaattaattcattggTTATGTCAATTTAGACCAgatttaaaaatgaatgaacattttaattgttctataaataaatacaatatgATGAATTCAATGTGTCAACAATGGGATTATTTATTTGGTATAACACTATTTTTAgaattttataaaatgtcatTAGATGATGGTACTACTAATAATCATAAGAGTAGTAGTGATGTAGATGATGATACAAATGATCaatctattatttttaataaaatgcaTTATTTATGGTTAGAATTTGTATGTAAACCATTAGTTACATCATGGAATAATGTGAAGAAATCAGATATTG ATTTATTAACTACTTTATCAGAATCTAAttcaataattcaattatttacacaattaattgttttaaaattaaatgaagaaGAAATTGATTGGTTAAAAATGATGATCTTGTTTAGTTCAACATCAGGTAACATGCTGATTG ATTCATTTCAATTCATACAAAATTATGTCATAAAATATTATCAAACTATATTAAATGGTTGTTTATTACGTCAAGAACAATTAATGCATTTAATTCAAACAATTTATTCATGTATTagtataaaatgtaatttacCTATGAATTGGttaaaatattatattgaatgtatatttcaattaaataatgaacaatttaatttaattataaaacaaatgaTATTCACAGCAATAGAAACTTCTGAAATGTTAATGATGACAACCCCTTCAACACaattaccaccaccaccaacaacaacaacgacaacagcaacaacaactaATTTACATTAA